The Torulaspora delbrueckii CBS 1146 chromosome 1, complete genome DNA segment ACAACGTCTAAGCACACCGGGGATATACTGTTCTGGATTCGAGACGTGTTCGACTCTAACAACACCTCTGAACagaatttcttcctcagtATCCTTGCTCGAAGGAGGAACAATACCAGGACAATCGATCAAAAAGATTCTTTTCATTAAAGTAATATATTGCCAAACTTTAGTTTCACCTGGAATTGGAGCCACCTGGcaaactttcttcttccttagGGTGTTGATGATTGAAGATTTACCAGTGTTTGGGTAACCAATGAACCCAACCGAGATTTGCTTTCTGTCTGTGTGCAATTGCGAGAATTGTCTCAAAAGTTGGATTAACGAACCTTTACCAAACGAGTTCGTTATCGATGCATGAAACGCCAATGTTGGACGTTCCTTAGATAAATGCTTCACCCATGCTGCCTTTTTGTTGATTCTTGTTAGTATCTCTGGCTTAATAGTCGCGTAATCCAAATTATCACTTATCACATTGAACCGGTACCATCTAGAGTTTGAATGTGAAGTCCTTTACTACGAGCAAATGTATGGTATGTGAATAATCTTCACTAACAAAGCTCAACTCTGGAAGGTCCTCGTTGTCTAGGTGCGAAGGTATACCTCCAAAACGGAGGTTGTCCTTCTATTATCCTAATTCTTCCAGAACGGAAGATGATGGATAAGGTAGACAATATCgatcttccaaaactttAACAGACACTCTCGTAGTTTGCAAACTCATTTGATTCGCGGCGGAGAGCACCCtgacaaagagttttggTGTTTGTTTTCTAGATGGATCAATTCTTTGTGATAATGGATTCGAGCtcccaaaaaaaaaaaaatttaaaCATACTGCTACCCATGTAGGGACTAGATCACATTTGTTTAGGACGTACATCAAATGCTTGTGTGGTGCTTCCTTTCTCATAAATTCTTCAACCGATTTACAACGAGTTCCCAATGGATCTCTGGCGTCAAGAACATGTATCACGACATCAGAGGAATCGATGACCTTGTAAAGTTCGTTCCAAATACGTTTGGATTGACCTTTACTAAAAATTGCCTCCTTAGCCTCATGAGTCCAACCATCCTGTTCCTGTTCCTGGCTACCCATTAGACCCAAGGTTGCATTCAGTTCCTgtttctcttcaaacttctgGTTATCCTGATTAGTTTGACTGACCAATTCCTCCAAATTCGAAGCCGCAATACGAggcttctttctttgtgTCTTGGGCCCGAAGGTGTGTTCAAAACTCTCAGTTTCTATTATCTTGGCTGTTGGAGACTCTGTAGAATCCTTTTCGTCCAGTAAAGACATAGGCAGTTTATTCCTCCTCAACAAAACCTGGTAAGTATCCTTTTGAGTCTCACCCAAGGCATCTCTAAAATGTTGTAACGCATCTTGAGAGATCACTCTAGTATTTCCGAACCAACGACGATCAGGTTGCACACGAGCGGTAGGAATGGTGGCATCCTGGAAGGCAGCTGCCCGCAGAATTTCGCCCTTACTGTTTCTAATGGACTTACCACTCTTGTACATGTTCAGAAACTGAACCCTTTTCGAGTCCCTGTAAAAGTTTTCACCTTTCGCACGCAGATTCCCATCCTTAGTGTCATTTTGACGGATTCTTCTCTGTCTCTCCTTCTTTGCTGTACCCATTGTGAATCACAATCTGCTTCGAAGGTCTATAAAAGAATTAGAGTAGAACGAGTTGActtgagatgagatgagatgagatgagatgagatgaaattttatgcctgaaaattttttacTTTTAAAGCCCAAAATGAAAATTAAATACTATGCGTGTATAATGACGAAAGCTAGAAGAGACTATTTAATACTGATCCAAGGTCCTTTGAGGAgttcttttgcttgatcTCTGATGGCGCATCGGCTCTTGTGGTGGCCACTTTGTGTTGCTTGAAAGACCTGTGCGAATTGGCGTCTCTTTTGCCGTCTTCGCTAGCAGATCTCTTGGATCTCTTGATATTCTCCAACATCTTGCTCTTCTCGACGTTCTTGGCGAACTCTGCGTTCATCTTGTTGGCCTGGGATATTTCAATCTCCAACTTGGATTGTCTGATATCATTTTCTCTTGCGATTTGTTCTGTCAAATCGGTCCATTTGAAACCCGGAAGGTACTTGACGTTTAAGATATCATCATGATAGAAAGAGCCTTTCTTTCCCCCGATAATATTACCGTTAAGCGTGTCAGCACATAGCTTAGCATCTCTTTTTCTGATAAACTCGGCCCAACCTTCCTCATACATGACCTTCTTGTTACCGCCACCTCTGGTTCTGCGCTTGTGCTTTTGTTCGTCCTCTCGCTTCAGAAATAGACGGTCCACATCACCAAACCTTGATAGAATTTGCCTCATCTTTGCTGGTTTCATGTAAGGTGGAATACTCGAGAAATACACAACTCCTGTCTTGTGcttcagtttcttgttggCTTGAAGTTTCTTATTTATCCTTGCAActgccttcttcttctcttccgCATCAACCTCGGCCTCATCCTTTTCATCCGACTGGTTTTCCACCCCCCTCTgtttcatcatcttgaccCTCCTGTGCATTGTTGTCATTTTCTGGGCTTTCGTTATCGCTTTCATCAGCGATACCTTCCTTGATAactgtcttcttcttagatGAAATCAACAATGGGTTActgttttcttctccatcaGAGGAAAAATCATCGTAGTCACTCTCTTGGCCAGCCATCTTAGCGATTTTATGGGTTGCTTCAATTCGATGAGTACCTGAAGAGGATAAATATATTAGCTCATCGCGAAtcttaaaattttcaagcaaTCACttaaagatcaaagaacatGAATAAATTGTGATATAAGGAGCCTCTAGATGCTCGATTTGTCGTGATTGATAGATCCTCACTACCAgtaattgataatgaataCATATTAGGTTACTTCTGAATCAACTCCTTAAATCGTATTGCACCAGAAAATAGCAATGCCTCTAGCAATGCCTACCGAGTTAAATACTTTCTAATTGAGCTTCTTAGGGCTTTTAGATGATCAGTAAACTTGACATCAAGTAGTTCAATTACATTGACCTTGAGCGCTCCAGAGTTGTGAACTTTTAGTTgaactttgcaaagtgtACCAATCAACAATGAGGAGTCTTCTGGTAAAGAGGTTGCGTGTATGCTTACTCAATCTCCTCCGCAGTTGATAGCCATTCGTATTTAATCGTGGATAATCAGCCGTTAGTAAACAGGTTTACTGCAGGATGCGTCAGCGCGCTGCTCAAGTCTTCCGTCATTGCTGGATCATCTAGGCTCGAGCTTTTCTAGAGTCATAAAAAAGGCCTGACAATTGACTCCAAGTGCTTAAATGGTAGTCGATCAGATGGATAATAACTTCATAGACTCCTTACGATGTATCAATAAAGATATAAAGAAAGAGTACAAATCTTTAAGGAACCGGCTTCAGAGTATCCTTTTAGACTATACTTTTCTTTGCACGGAGGTACTTCCATGTTTTCCTGAGTACCCATTAGTTCCAAATGAAAGATGTGGATTGTGGTACTGTAATCCTAAGGATTTCACTCAAACCAGTTATTTTAAAAGCACTGATGGCCATACCAACCAGTGGGATTTTAGTTCGAGAAGACTCAACTTTCATATAATACCCACCATCGCCAAGAGCAATGGTATCATTATCGTTGATAGTACCAGACGTGGGAAGAAAGTACCCGATGCACTAAGTAAGACAATACCAATTTGGTGTGCTGTTTTAAATCACTTGATGTTGGAATCTCAAGGTGGGTCAGTGAAACAAGAGACACTTTACGTACCTCCAGAAACTGTGTCTGAGTCAGAATTTTACTCAATTAAGAGCCGTATACCAGAGCTGGTTGAAAAGTTAAAAAGTCTAGAAGTCATTAATGGGAAAGAGCTTCATAAGCAGTTAGGAGGTAAATTGTTACGGCCATTTTGGATTTATCCCGGCTCCTCTATCCTTCAATCCACTACTGATATCTTCACTGGGGAGGTAACAAGCGATAAATGGATTCCAGTCGATAACAGTATTATACCTATCATCTTATGCACCGTGAGTTACCAAGCTCAAGATGGTGTAGATAAGAGACGTGGTTTTACTTATGTGCAAGGGGCGGCTGACGATCACGAACTTTGGTCCCATGGCCTGAACGCTAAGATCTTTTGGTCCAATATTGATATTCTTGGAAACCAGGAAAGCTCAGAGGAAGAGCTCGAGCGATTTGTATCACAACTGAGTTTGCGTGGGTGCGATCTCTCTAAAGAAATACAATTTAGCGACGCTTTCCCCCAAATCGATTTGGTAACTCCCGAGCTCTCCTTAGGTTTGGTGATCGATAATCTTGAGTTTAATCCAAAGTTGATCGGAGAAATACGGCAAGCTCATTCCTTGGTGATTGTTCTGAGTCAGTCGGTCAACTTTCCCCAAAAGGTTGCGGAGATGGAAAATGCATCAGAATTCATCAGTATTCACAAACTACAAAGCGGCTCAAAGGTCAGCTCTCgaaatttgaagacagaATTACTCAAAATAGTCCCTCTCATTGAGAAGCACATTCTGGATTTAGATAAACAGAGAAAACCGGTTCTGATCTGTTGCAACTCTGGTACCGATATGTCTATCGGTCTCTTATTAGTGGTCCTTTGCCGCAACTACAATATGGATTGGCAGCTGAACACGCCCACCTCTGTGAGTAAGATCGTTGTCAAAAAGCATCTAGCTAAACTAATCTCACATCTAAAAGGCCGAAATGTCAATCCACCTCGAGCGACTTTGAATAGTGTGAATAGCTACCTGATGTAAACTTTCCACGTCCGGTGTAGTCTTCGGTCATTAAACCCACTATAGTGCCGGCAAGCAAATTTGTGGCTTGTGGCTAACCTCATTTCCGCTTTCTAGCCACCTGAAATCTGCCCACCAGCTCAAAAGAGAGCTAGCAATCTATTAATTATCAAACAACAGTCATGCAAAGTCATTAGGTGAAAATATACATCATTTGAAATGAAATTTATTTAATGAGGGTGGGAGCAGAGCAACGATCTACTACAGTCCCGACGAGCTTTTATTACCATTGCCTTCCACTTGTTGTGGAAAATCTGGGGATGATTCAGGAAGTTCATCTTCGTTCTGTATCTCATCGTCAACTTTTCCGTTTCCGAAAGGATCAACCACAGTGGATTTAAATTTCCTTGCTGGAATACCTCTAGCAAATAGTTCATTTAGATCACTGAATGTCCTACCAGAAGTCTCGGGTAGGTCAATCACTACCCAGGCTAATGTGAGTGCACTCATGCCACCCCAGTACAGACCTGCTTTTGCACCCCAATTCCAATCTTCCACGTTTAACATATAAGGAGTTAAAACAGAGTTGATTATAGCCATCATATTGTAACAATTACGTGCGAGTACAATCGTCTGTGTTCTCAATTCCGGTGAAGGCATTTCGGCGACTATACAATAGACAACCGCACCAATACCTGCATTatagaagaaagaaagagccAACAACAAACCACCGCTACCCCAGCTAGCATTGGGACTCTTTGAGAAGCCTAACCCACCAATAATTAACAGCGTCATCATCTGAAATACAAGGCCGCCAGTCAAAATAGTCCATCTTCCCCATCTGCTAGAGATTAACCAAGAGAAGACTGTTCCAACTAAACCCAAGCAATAAGAAATAATCGAGAATGTGAATGCGTTACTTGTCGCCATACCtgctctttgaaagaaataGGTTGAATAACCGAGCAAAATTGAACCACTGGTGTTTTGAGCTACCCAAGTCAAGCAGGTAATTCTAGTTCTCCTACCATCCACACATCTGAAACAATCGAAGAACGACTTTGCATTCGCTTTTTCTGCTCTCTCCTTCTCAATGGTTAGTCTGATTTGCTCTAACGTCAAGTTGACTTGGATATCCTTCTCAGGTCCCTTACCGCTTAGAATTTTATTCAACGATTTCTTTGCTTCAGCCATCTTATTCTTTCTGACTAACCACCAAGGGGACTCTGGCGCAAAGAAGATACCAATAGCTAAAGGAACAGGCCATAACCATTGCAAAGCAAAAGGAAGTTTATATCCCATTTCAGAGTCAGCCAGATTtctttcagaatttttcataatACCAGATGCAAAGATTTGACCAAACAACCAGCAGATGTTCGAGTAGGTGGTCACATAATACCTCAAGGCTAATGGAGAAATTTCAGACGCATATCCAACGGCCAATCCTTGGAAAGCGCCCCAGGGCATAGCTGAGAGAATCTGTCCCACAGCGATCATCGCCAAACTGTTGGCAAAATACAAGATAAAGATATAAACGGTCAGCAAGCTTAGCGCAATAATCATCGTGTGGCGATTTCCCATGTATTCTACCAAAAATCCAGTCATTTGCAAACCAATAATCTCACCCACATAGACGCACATATTCAAACTGATCTGCCATTTAGAAGAGATTTCGTAACCGCCCTCTTTCGTTAACGTACCAAACTTTTTCTGAAAGACAGGCAATGCAAATAGGGCATTAAGCAGTGTTGTGTCAAAACCTTCCATGACCAAAGTTGTCGTTACTAGTACAGACCAACAAGCCGCTTTTGGATATCGGCTCAACGCCTGGGCAAGTGTCATCTTTTGCTCTTCAGAATTAGCCTCATTAGCGTCTTCGGCAGCATTATATTCACCAATCACacgttcttcttcctcatgTTGATCATCTAAGTTAGCTGCATCGGCAGTAAATTCCAAATGATGCAGCTCTGTCACATCACCCTTCTTACTCTTATCAATTTCGTCAAACATATTCCTCAATCCCATGCTACTGGTGGAAGAATTAACAGGAATAGTATTAAAATCCCGTTTTTTCTTTCCCTAAGAACGCTGAGATACTGCTCATCCTAATCAACCTGCAACAGCAAGTTTCTCTAATAAGAATTCTTTTATTTTACTGCAATTCGAAAACCCTACTACCAATAATCACTGCAGTATATATAGAAAACAGGTTTCGCTTACAATAGTATTTACAACCCTAAGTGGGCAAAAGGTTCAGGTGCTGAtttcatttcttcatgattCTCAGAAACACTATaagaattttttttttacGTCAAATCAAAGTTTCTGCTTTGTCCAGAAAGGGCTAATAGAAAGTGTCATTAAAGGTTGCTACCTCATCAATATGGGTTGACCAAAAAGGTTTCGAGCAACCTCATAGTTCGCAAGCTGCTTTTTGTTGTTAGGACATTTGGGCCGCAAAAGCTTGGCTCCATTTCGAAGACGCGTCGAGACGAAAAATCGCGGGTTTGGCCTGCCtaaagaaggaaaagcaGGGTCCATCCATATGCATGCTCCTCAAATAGGCACAGGACAGTGGAGTCACAGCCTCATAGGCCTTCTCCAATGGGTTAAACCTATCCGACTTCAGCATCATGATTCTTATAGCAACAAGAAAATTTTACAGTAGACTGGAATCGGTGGCTTCTTAAAGAGCAATTGTGCGCTTGCTAGCTTCAACTAATCTaatcatattttgaaaaaaaatgaaatcaTAAATATAGAATAATATATTAAAACCAATAATAATGGAAATATATTACTTTTATGATTCAATATTAGATTAGTATGTTGTTTTAGGTTCATTAAAGGGCATTTTTTCTAGCTGAACCTTACACTTACCTTTGAATTAGTGAACTGGCCAGAAATCCAAAATAATCTGTTTATGCTTTACCTTAGTCTAGGAAttactttcttcaaacatcGACGTTTTCAAACAGAATCAAAGCATATTTTTCAGGCAAGCATTTGAACAATATGTCCCTCTGATTTAACACATTCAAGCACAGCGCATAGTGCGGCATTGGATCATCAGCGATGGGTGATCAATAGGTAAACGTTTTTCCCGCAAGTAGTTTAGAATATTTGCTCGTTTGATGGATTTCCTCTCTATATTGTGAACGGTCTTGGATGTAACAGCTGATATAGGCAGCGATAACGAGTTTAGTAAATACAGCATGGTAATGCATGGGGAAACTTTTACGATGTTAAATCGAAGATGTTATTTAAATTGCAACAATGTTGAGTGAAAAAGCTCAGAGGCTGAAGTCGGAATACAAGACCAGCGTACGTGAACGGCTAAGGTTATATTCCTCAGAAAGCACTTCTGTACAAAATGCACTTGTAGAATGATAAATAATGAATAAATAATAGAGCGAACAACTTGATTAATTGCCCTTTTTATCCTGTTGCTCGTCAATTGTCTTAAAAACATACCTTGGACATGATTCGTCAAACGTAATACCTCTTTCTATCAATTTCACATaaacatttttgaaatcctcAAAAAATAAATCCTGGTCATTGGCATATTTCTTGACATAGACCAAATATTTTGGATCCTGTCTCAACGCATAATCAGATGGCAGCATCATAATTCCTTTCTTCGCATCATATTGCATATTTCCTGCTGCATTTTTTTCATATTtccaatcttctttcaaaaggtttgaaaagaattCATTACTAAAGATATTAGTGTCATCATCCCAAGGGCCATCATATCCTGAATTTTTTAAATGTGTTTTCCCTAATATATGCGCACCAATTAATGCAACAACCTCTTGGTCAGTAAAGTTGAACTTATCATAATACTTTCTCACATAGTCAGCATTCCAGAAGGGTTCTGGTAACCTACCATGGTCAGGAACTGATTCTTCACCAGTATCGACTCTCCCTGGCCTCCATGGAATCTTTGGGCCATGCAGCTCTTGAATGGCTGTTACTCCCCCAAGAGTGTATAAATCTCCATGAGATATCCAAGGAAACTGGTCATAAATTGGTGCCAAGAAGTCTGTGGCATCCGATAGACCTTTACTTAACGGATCAGTTGCCTCTTTTGGATATCTAAAAGTACCACCATAAGAACCACCAGAATTGTCTTTTTTATCGTAAGTGGCTGAGGAATGCCACGAAAGACGGACAAGCTTTGGACCGTAGCCTGTACCGTCATCATAATCTTTTTTATCTCTTATCTTTTGAGCAATTGCATTGTAGACCTTTTGGAAGTCATTGTAGTCCttcccttcttcttttcttgcCAAATGAACAATTGCAGTGCTCATCAGTACGCTCCCAAATTTCTTAAATCTGAAATTTTCACCTAATTTGTAGCCATTAAAATTACCATTGGCAGAAGCAGTGTGTGAAACGGCAGTTACGGTGCCAATTAAGTATGCGCTTCTTTTGTTCAGGCTTCGAAGAAAGGTAGCCATTGTTGTCGGATATTACCTGATTGCTCAACAATCGAACCTCTTAGAACCAGCCCTTTCACAGTAAATACGCGTGTTCGTTTATATATATTCTCTCATATTTTATCTTACAAACATTCTCGATAAACTACTTCCAATACTTCCAGAATGAGTCGTTCAACGGGCAGTTGGTAGCTGCCGTCTCCCTAAGATTGCAATgtgaaattttcatttCGGGACTTACTCTTTAAGTAAAGGAAAGCGCTCCCTGTTGACTGAGGATCGCAACTGTATGGAAGGTGAGAAAAGTATCGATAATATGCCACGACTCGAATATCAAGTTTAGAGACGAGCTTTTTTCTTAGCCAGTAGTGGGCTTGGCGTGCATGattcttggaagaaatttaAGTATTTGGTAGCGACAACAGTCGAATTAATTGAAAATGAACGACATTATGGTCTGCTGCTGGTAGTCCCCTAACACTATATGctaatttttttattggaaatgaagaaatgaaaCTGGCTGGTACTGTCTTTTGGAGTACTCGAATCTAAGTATCCTGGGGAATATTTATTTCAATGAATGTTAAATTTTTAAGTTCAAATTTTAAATTTTGACAACTATTAGAAGATGGCAAATTGTTTTGTCGGTTCTCAGTCTAATAGGTCATATGATTGAGGATGAACTTGAAGTTTAATGTACTTTAGCATTACAATACTACGGTGGCACCATCCATCCCTCAATAAACCTCTTCTTAAAGTTACTTTGTCGATGATAATCTAAAGAATTGTCTCAGCACCTTCAACACTTTAAGCAGAAAGAAGATTAGGGCTCATGTAGTTTGATTTGAGGGCTTGCCAGGTCTCTTTTTGTTATCTTCCCAGTTTGACAACCAGGTTTGCTTCTTTTATTTGGGAGAACCCAGGTGGAAGAGGATGGAGGCATTGATAGCATTGTGCGAATTTATTACGTTAGCTATCATGTCGGGGTATAAATAAAGCCTTACAAAAAATTTCTAAACTGTTAATACTACACAATCTTGGGAAATTATCTATAGGCGGTGAAATTCGCAGAAAGACCGTAACTGACAAGAAGCGCCCCTAATGAGCTGAAAACATACACGCTTAAGTTTTCTTATGAGCATTGGATGGCAAGTGTTGAGTATCCAACTTCTTTTACGTTTCATGAAGAGAGCGTTGGCACTGACCTGGTGATACCTGACTCCATCATTTACGTGAGTGCGTTGTTATTCCACAGCGTATTAGTCTGTGTTTTTGTTTAGTAATCAATTCCCAACCCAACTCAGCTCGCGAACGAAACAATGCTAATTTCCTTCACGAGTATAAGAAAAACACGAACCCCCAGAATTCTCAGACATTTCTGGAAGAATCCTTAGATTGATATGTAAGCACAGGATCATGAAATCCGTCTAACGAGCGTTGTTCAACATATTGCCAAAGTCCATTTGTCAGCCAGTGTCGATTGGAATGGCAGTTTTTCTGGAGTAAATGATATAAAAGTAGCGACCACTTGCTACCATTTGTAATCTAGCTTGACTACTAAAACGGTATCAAAAGGATTTCAACATAAATTAGAATGGCTGAATTACCCAAAATTGTGTATGGGGCATATCCAATCACAGCTTTGCCCAAAGACGAATTCTCGAAACTTTATTCGTTACTAAGAGAGAATGGAGTGACTGAGTGGGATACTGCAAGAATTTATCCAGgcagtgaaaaatcaattggAGACTTGGGAATCGCCGATGATTTAGTTATCGATACTAAAGCTCGTTCCTTTGAGGAGGGGGCCTTGACAAGAGATGGAATTTTCGAGTCTATCAAGCAATCctttgatgaattgaaagtgGATAGCGTGGAGATTTATTATTTGCATGCTCCAGACCCAATCACCCCAATCGAAGAGACCATTGATGCCATTAATGAGCTATACAAGCAAGGgaagttcaagaagtttggtCTGTCGAACTACACCCCTGATGATGTGAAGAAAATCTACGAATATGCAAAGAGCAAGAACTATGTTTTGCCCACAGTGTTCCAAGGGAACTACAATGCATTTTCTCGCAGCATTGAGAAGGATCTATTCCCTGTCTTGAGAAAATATGGAATCTCCTTTTATGCTTACTCCCCAATAGCTGGTGGTTTCTTAGTCAAATCGGTTCAACAGATCGAAGAAGGTGCGGGAAGATTTAAAAAAGGGACCATGATAGGAGACCTATACTCCAAATTATACAATACcccaaaacttttgaaaggtcTAGAGAAGTGGGATGACATTGCTAAGAAATATGACATTCCGAAGTCTCATTTGGCGTATAGATGGATCGCCTTCCATTCTTCCTTGagtaagaaagatgatgatgcaGTCATCATCGGTGGTAAGAACCATGAGCAGGTTGCAGACACTCTCAatgctttcaaagaaggtgCTCTGCCTAAAGAGGCAGTTGCAGAGATCGACGACCTTTGGGAAtctatcaaagatgaagctCCAGTAAACAATTATGTTGTAGCAGCTGGGGCGATGAAATGAGCACATTTGTTTGAAGAATCATGCTGCCAATATCTGCGCCCTAGGGGTGTAAATTATCCTCGTCTGGCATGTGAGTATCGAATTACGACAGTACTAAGTACCAATATGTACGTTTCACTATAACAACAATGGCTTTAATAAGAGCAAGTTCATTATGTCAGGTTTTTTAACAGTGGCCAGGGCCACCACTGCTGCAGGCAATCTACagatctttttgaatatTATGAAAAGTTTATAATTTCTAAAAAACAAACCACGATGTTAGATCAACCACTGTATTCTAGGCAGTCCATGTTGAGGTCCTTTTGCGACACGGATTGAATACCTGCGAGGTGTAAATTCATCGTCAAATCGCCAAGAAGAGAACGTAAAACATGGCCAAcaccttcttcaccaccaagGACCAAACCATAGATATATGGTCTGCCGATCAAAACCATTTTAGCCCCGATAGCCATGGCTTTGGCAATATCAGCACCGCAGCGGATACCGGAATCGTAAAGGATGTCAATTTTGTCCCCAACAGCTTTTACTATTTTCACAAGACAGTCCAAGGAAGCTGGTCCACCATCCTGTTGCCTACCACCGTGATTGGATACCACTATTCCCTCAATGCCCATTTCGGCAGCATGCTTTGCATCCTGGACTGCTTGGATACCTTTCAACACAATTGGGCCATCCCAATTTTCACGCAAGAAAGCGATGTCTTCCCAACCGTGACTAAATCCAGGGAAAATTAAACCAGCCCATTCGCTAGCGGCATCATGTAGATCCTCTTCGACTTCCTTACCGTGCTTCTTTTTGAAGTGACTCCTGAAGACAGGATCTGAAAACCCAAGAGCCGTACCAATGCTGTCAGAACGCAAAAATGGATTATAACCATTGTTCAGGTCACTTGGACGCCAGCCAAGTTTATAAGTATCCAAGGTCACGACCAAGGCAGTGAAACCGTTAGCTTTAGCCCTGTGCAACAGACTTGCAGTCAAATCATTGTGCTCATTGGATGGCCAGTATAATTGATACCAACGGACACCGTCACCGTTAGCTTTAGCAACATCTTCCATTGAAGTAGCAGCAGCTGTACTATAGATATAAGGGACCTTTTCTCTGGCGCTGGCTTTAGCAACTGCAATTTCACCATCAGGATTGAAGATACGTTGAACTCCAACTGGCGCAACAGCAATTGGGGTTGGAAGGGTTTGTCCCAATAATTGCGTTTGGAGTGAAGGATAGGAATCAGTCTTGACTAGACGGCTTGGCACAATagaccatttttgaaaagccTCCCCGTTTTTGCGAGTCGTTTCCCCAGTACTGGCGTTTCCGCAGACGTAGCCGAGCGATTCTCTGGACATACGTTCTCTTGCCAAAGATTCCCACTCATTACTTTGGAAAGTGAATGGCGGACGTTCGTACTTCAGACCATGTCCGTAGACATCGGCCATATACTGCAATGGACTTCCAGCGGTTGTTTCGAGATATTCCATGATGTaaaattgttgatgttTCTAATTCTTAGTGCTTTGGTAAACGGAATTATAATCTGggatcttttcaactgcCTTTCACGCGCAATTTATACGTTTGAAAGACTACGATTCTAGTCTTAAAGTCTTGACCCATTCACTTTCCTTATTGTCTCTTTGCTCTCGTGAAGACCTCTTGTTACCATACTAATTGAAGTCCCATCCACTTGTATCCATGTTTGTGTCGCTGGCGTGGGCATATTCATAAGTATTTACAGTTTCCCTGGAAACTTAACGTGGGATTCTGCCAAGAAAAATATTGCTTGAAGTCGTTAGTGATGCCACGAAAAAAACTGATATTTTTGCTTGGCATTCAACGCACAGCGGTTGTACGCGTAAGGATTGACCTTTAAGCTACTTTGCGTAATTGGCACCTTATATTTTTGTAACCGATCATTTCTAAGGGCCGAATTTATCAAGTTCTGCTAGACGATCAAGTATAGTAACAAAAACCCTGTAGAAACGGGGAAGAGGATCTTCCTACTCTACAATCTGGAACCCACGT contains these protein-coding regions:
- the RIT1 gene encoding tRNA A64-2'-O-ribosylphosphate transferase (similar to Saccharomyces cerevisiae RIT1 (YMR283C); ancestral locus Anc_8.848) — translated: MVVDQMDNNFIDSLRCINKDIKKEYKSLRNRLQSILLDYTFLCTEVLPCFPEYPLVPNERCGLWYCNPKDFTQTSYFKSTDGHTNQWDFSSRRLNFHIIPTIAKSNGIIIVDSTRRGKKVPDALSKTIPIWCAVLNHLMLESQGGSVKQETLYVPPETVSESEFYSIKSRIPELVEKLKSLEVINGKELHKQLGGKLLRPFWIYPGSSILQSTTDIFTGEVTSDKWIPVDNSIIPIILCTVSYQAQDGVDKRRGFTYVQGAADDHELWSHGLNAKIFWSNIDILGNQESSEEELERFVSQLSLRGCDLSKEIQFSDAFPQIDLVTPELSLGLVIDNLEFNPKLIGEIRQAHSLVIVLSQSVNFPQKVAEMENASEFISIHKLQSGSKVSSRNLKTELLKIVPLIEKHILDLDKQRKPVLICCNSGTDMSIGLLLVVLCRNYNMDWQLNTPTSVSKIVVKKHLAKLISHLKGRNVNPPRATLNSVNSYLM
- the NOG2 gene encoding putative GTPase NOG2 (similar to Saccharomyces cerevisiae NOG2 (YNR053C); ancestral locus Anc_6.380) — its product is MGTAKKERQRRIRQNDTKDGNLRAKGENFYRDSKRVQFLNMYKSGKSIRNSKGEILRAAAFQDATIPTARVQPDRRWFGNTRVISQDALQHFRDALGETQKDTYQVLLRRNKLPMSLLDEKDSTESPTAKIIETESFEHTFGPKTQRKKPRIAASNLEELVSQTNQDNQKFEEKQELNATLGLMGSQEQEQDGWTHEAKEAIFSKGQSKRIWNELYKVIDSSDVVIHVLDARDPLGTRCKSVEEFMRKEAPHKHLMYVLNKCDLVPTWVAAAWVKHLSKERPTLAFHASITNSFGKGSLIQLLRQFSQLHTDRKQISVGFIGYPNTGKSSIINTLRKKKVCQVAPIPGETKVWQYITLMKRIFLIDCPGIVPPSSKDTEEEILFRGVVRVEHVSNPEQYIPGVLRRCQTKHLERTYEISGWADSTEFIHMLARKQGRLLKGGEPDESGVAKQILNDFNRGKIPWFVPPPEKDDDKEEEKSASAK
- the ESF2 gene encoding RNA-binding ATPase activator ESF2 (similar to Saccharomyces cerevisiae ESF2 (YNR054C); ancestral locus Anc_6.381), whose amino-acid sequence is MKAITKAQKMTTMHRRVKMMKQRGVENQSDEKDEAEVDAEEKKKAVARINKKLQANKKLKHKTGVVYFSSIPPYMKPAKMRQILSRFGDVDRLFLKREDEQKHKRRTRGGGNKKVMYEEGWAEFIRKRDAKLCADTLNGNIIGGKKGSFYHDDILNVKYLPGFKWTDLTEQIARENDIRQSKLEIEISQANKMNAEFAKNVEKSKMLENIKRSKRSASEDGKRDANSHRSFKQHKVATTRADAPSEIKQKNSSKDLGSVLNSLF